The window AGGAGATGAAGCACAGTATGGGGGTGTAGACTGAAGTGTGCCCCCCACAAAATTTAGGGGGGTGCTCAGCAGCATGCAGCCCCCCCCCAGATTTGAAGGGCGGGGGGGTTACCTGTGCTTGGACCCCGTCCCCTTCACAAGGTGTACGGCAGAGCCGCAGTGAACCTTGCCGACCTCGCTGGGGGCTGACCCTCACAGTGCAGAGAGGGTTTGCTCATGCTGTGGAAGGGCCCCTCAGGGTTTGGGGCAGCCCTGAGGGGTGAGGGGCGTAGGGACCCACCGAATGTGGCGCTGACGGATGAGGACACGAGCATGGTGGATGGACTTGGCCAGGCCCAGCTTGAAGACCTGAGTCTGGAGACGCCGCTCAAGGAAATCCTCAATCTTCAGCCCCAGGATGTAATCCAGCTTCATCTTCCCCTCATCCAGCACCCCGATGCGCACCAGCCGCCGCAGCAGCGCATTCCCTgaggaggggacagagggaaCACGGTGAAAACATGGGAAAATGTGGCACAAAGGGGATGAAATGGGGGTAAATGGGGTCAAAACAGActgaaacacagggaaaagGGGGGCAATCAGGCtgaaacggggggggggggggggaggaaatgGAGGCAGAAGAGGGGCAAATTGACCAAAACAGGCAAAAtgagggaagaggggcccaaATGGGCTGGAATGGGGACAAACAGGCTGAAACAGGAGCAAAAGACAACAACAAGAGGCAAACGGGCAGGGAAGGGGTGACAGTATGGgaggaaatgaggaaaaaaaggggaatgaGATGGATCAAAGGGGGCCCGggagagaagaacagaaggaaagcGGGAGCTGGAacagggggaaggggggcaaaaagggacagaaacaagaaaaaaggggTGAAAATATGAAGGAACAGGGTCAAAGTGAGAAGAATTGGAGAAAGAAGGGGGTGAGATGGAGCAAAGCTGGAGAAAGTGAGGGACAAGATGACCaaatgggacaaaaaaaaaaggggggcaCAGTGAGGCAAAGTGGGCGGTGAGGGGCGTAAAAGGGAGAGGACCAGAAAAAAggacagacaaaaagaaaagagaggggaccagggcagaaaaaaaaaagagggggatAAGAGAAAACAAGGGGAggaaatggggggaaaaattgTGGGGAAGTAGTTAAAAATGGGGGTGAtcaaaacagggagaaaagggggaaactgaaaaaaaaagtaaagaatgaaaaaggggtgaaaaaaggaagagtaagGAcaaagagtggggaaaaaagctggcACCAAAGGGGGGTGCCAGGGAGGAAAAAGGGTGACCCCTGAAATAAAACCTCACCCTCAAAGAGGCGCCGCGGGTCCTTCTCGTCAAGGGTCAGCAGCTCCCGCGCTGCCTTACGGATCTTGGCCAGGGTGAACTTGACCCGCCAGACCTCCCGCTTGTTGCGCAGGCCATATTCCCCTGGAAGGGAACAGGGGGGTCAGGGGGACCCCCAAAGCACCCCCTCCAATTCTTCAGCAGCCCCCCCCAACTCACCAATGAGCTTCAGCTCCTGGTCGAGGCGGGATTTCTCAAAGGGACGTCGAGGGGTGACATAGGTTTTTCGGCACACCCAGCTGCGGGCAACTGGCATGGCAGCGGTCTGTGGGGAGTGGAAGGAGCATATTGTGGGGGTCAGGCCTGCTGAACCCCCTCCCTAAAATAAAAGGGGGAGTCCCACACGTGCGACAGCTAGCCTAAGAAAGAATTGGGCCCCCCCTTTTGCGCTGGAAGTTGCACCCGTGACTCAGCATGTGTATGTGCCCCCATATTATCTAGGGGTTGTGCTGAGCCTTTAactggggatggggatgctTCGGGGGGCTCTAAAGCCCTAGGTGGTGGTGGGACCCCAACTCCCTCAACAGGCGGGAGGGTCTGACCACCTCCTCATTGGTTCCTTCTAGCACTGCGGTGGGGTGGGGCGGCTCCAGAGCCCCCGGGGGTCCCGGGCACCCCAAAATGAGCCCACTGCCCCGGCTACAGTTAATGCCGTGAAGGGAGATGCCCCAGAAcccccctggggctgcaggagaccCTCAGAATACCCCGACGGGTGATGTCTTAGGCTGGGATCCCCCCCCAACACGTGTCTCCCTACTCTGCGCATGCGCGGGGGCCGCACAGGCCCGGGGCCCTGCCTGGGGCCGGCTCATGCGCAGAGCGGGCGGAGACCCCCGGCACAAGGCCGCAGGCCAGGCCTGAGCTCGCCGTTCCCCTGACCCCAAGCCGAGCCCCGGTTCGGGTCCCGCGCTGCCAGATCCAGCCTCACCTCCGCGGCGGCCGCAGTGGCGGAAAAGGGGGAGATACCGGCGCCAGCGCCGCTTTATATAGGCCACGCGGATGTCCCCGCCTCTCACACGAGGTCAGCCAATGAGAAGGCACGTTGCTTGCGTACCGCCGGCCAATGGCTGAGCGCGCCTGGAGTGCACCGAGACGAGGAGCAGCCCCGTCTGGGCGGCGCCATTGTTccgggagggagggggaaagcgCGGGGTCCGCCGGTCGGGGTGCTGGGCGCTGCCAGtaggcagcagcacccaggggcCTGGCGGACACCAGGCTGACTGTGAGCCACCAACGTGGCACTGGTGTCCTGGGCTGTGTCACCCAGTATGAGTGGTCAAGGTGGCCTTTCTCCAGTCAGCACTGGTGGGACACTGGGAGGACCTGGTCCACCCCCCATCTCCCAGTATGAGTGAGCTGGAGCTACTGCTGAGACCCCAGCCAGGGACCACCAAGGGGAGGGGACAGCGGGGATGTTGGGGGGGAGGTGGCACCAGCAAGGTCTCTGGTGGGACCTCAGGGACGTCACACAGGTGGGACTGGGCTTGTCCACTGGTGACAAGGGACAGGGCAGTTGGGAAATTACACCATCGAGGCCACCAGCTGGTGGCCATGGGGGACCCACCGCTGGTAGACCAGTTCAAGGACATGGTGGCCCCTGTGGTCCCCACCCTGGCCACCTGCATGTCCCCTCCAGTGTCCCCCACTTGTCCCTTCCATGGCCACCTGCACGTCCCCACCATGTCTCCTCTCTGTCCCCGCCATGTCCCCTCAATATGTCCTCCTCATATATGTCTCCTTCCATATCCCTCTCCTTGTCCTCTCCAGTGTCACCTGATGTcattacccccccccccccccgtgacACTCATGTCCCTTCCATGGCCATGGCCAACGCTGTCCCCAGCGTCCCTCTATGCCCCACCCCCGTGTCCACCTTTGTCCCCTCCTTGACCAtttgtttttccccccatgtcccccctcTGTGTGCCCTCATGTCCCCCACACAGCCACCCCCGTGTCCCCTCCAGTGTCACCCGTGTCCCCCCACGTCCCCTCTCTGTCCCCCCCACAGCCACCTCCGTGTCCCCTCCAGTGTCACCCGTGTCCCCCCACGTCCCCCGCTCTGGCCACCTCCTCGCTCCCCCCCCCGCGTCCCCCCTCTGTCGCCCCGTCCCCCGTctcccccctcgcccccccgccccaccccccgtGGTACCCAGCCCCGTCGCCATGGCAACCCCCTGCAtcccgcgccccgccccgcgccgggaGGGCGGCCCCTGCCCTGACAGACAGCCCCGGCGACCAATGGGAGGCGgtggccggcggggcggggccggggggggcgggggggggggcagcagcgcTCCCGCACGGCCGCGCCGGCGGCTCCTCGGCCGCCTCCGCCGCCCTGACCCCCCCCGGGCCCGCTGCTGCCCCCCTCGGCACCCTCCAAttgcccccccccgcccccctgcTATCCTCCCAGCCCATTTACTGCCTCTCCCACCCCTTctgctccccccccaccccctgctgtcccccccaccccatttaCTGCCCCCCATTGTCTCCCATCCTCCCTtctgccccccccaccccctcctctAGCCTCGCCATTGTCCCCCGACCCCCTCTACAGCCCCCCCTCTATCCCCCGACCCCCTcattgcccccccccctccttctaGCCAtcctccccccccaaacccaggatggcacgggctgccctcccccgggccgggccgccctcccctcagctgccccccccccccgcccacaCCCCGTTAGGGCCCTAGTGGGGGCCGGGATGCGGTGGCcagggccccccccccctcctgctgccggccgctgccgccgctgccaTGGCCTCGCTCGGGCCCCACGGTGTCCTGggggcccccccggcccgcggTGAGTCCTGCCCCCCCAATTGCCCCCCCCGCCATCCAGCCAGCCCCATGGGTGCCTGGCCATCCATCCATCCgcccatccatccatccatccccaTGGCCAGCCATCTGTCCATCTGTCTGTCCATCCCCATGGCTGTCTGTCCATCCAGCCCCACACTGACCATCCCCATGTCCCTCCGTCtgtccagccagccagccctaTGGCCATCCATCTGTCCATCCAGCCCCATGGCTGTCTGTCCGTCTGTCCATCCAGCCCCACATCATCCATCTCCACGTCTGCCTGTACATTTatccagccagccagccccacatCATCCATCTCCACGTCTGCCTGTCCATCCACCCGTCCAGCCAGCCCCACATCCATCTGTCCAGCCAGCCAGTCCCATGTCCATCCAGCCCCATGTCCATCTGTCCCCACATCATTCATCCATCTCATCCGTGCGTGTGTCCATCCCTGTGTCCATCTGTCCCCATCTTGCATCCCTTGCCTGTGCCCCTCTGTCCGTCGCTCCCCgcatccctccatccccacaTCCGTCTATCCCTCGGTCTATCCCTCCGTCTCTCTgtcctgccccccaccccccctccctggTCCCCAGCCCTCAACCCCTTCCCTCCGGTCCCCCCCGCCTTGTCCCCAGCCTTCTGTTGTCCCCATCATCGCCCCTTGTCCCCCCGCCTTGTCCCCATCTCTTgtgcccccccatccccagcactcTGTTGTCCCCAGCCCCTCggcttccccgcccccccccccgccccatcccttcatccccccATTGTCCCCAGCCTCCCGTTGTCCCCATCCCCTGTATACCCCTCCCGTGCCCCCCATACCTCTGTCCCCTGTTGTGTCCCCATCCCCTACCCCCCCattgtccctgtccccccatTGTCCCCGTCCCCTGTCCCCCGTTGTCCCCAGCCCCCTTGTTGTCCCTCCCCCCCATCACCCTCCCTCCTCCATTACCCggctgggaaaggagagggggGAGGGAACCCGGGCATCCATACCCCTCCATCGTGTCCCCGGGGCGGAACTGGGCCCctgaggggcggggggggggggggggggggggggggggggctaaACACCTGTCCCCACGGGCTCAGCTAGATGGAAATGGCTGATGCGACCCCCCACCCCTGGGGACATCCCCCTCTCTGAGACACCCCCCATGGGACTCTCCCCAGgcaggaccccccagccccacgggacCCCCAAAATTACACCCaactgcccccccacccccatggGTCCCCCTTCagctgccccgccccccccccgcagccagGGTGCCCACCACCGGGACCCCATATCACCCCCGTGGGACCCTCCTGCCTGGTGCACACTCCAACCACCACCCACAGCCCCATGGGGCCCCCCCAGATACatcccatgccccccccccccgtgccccccatCACCCCCGggccccacccccccagtcttcctccccccagccccggggtgCACCCCACTACCTTGGGGACCCCCCAAAATGgcttctcctccctccacccccccaggGAGCCTGCCCCCCGggcgggggctgctgcccccccctTACGCCGTGGTGCTCATCTCCTGCTCTGGGCTGGTGGCCttcgtcctcctcctcctcacctgcctgtgctgcaaaCGGGGCGACGTGGGCTTCAAGGTGAGGGGTGCTGTCCCCCCTCCAGcatgctggggggtgggggagggccACCCCTTGATGCACTTTGACGCCCCCTTGCACCCACCCACCCGGGGGGACACAGGAGTTCGAGAACCCCGAGGGGGAGGAGGACTCCGGGGAGTTCACACCACCAGCGGAGGAGACCTcatcctccccatccctgcccgaTGTCTACGTCCTACCCTTGGGGGAGGTAGGGGggcccacccccccacccccccccaccggTAAGGGGGGCTGGGGCGTGGGGGAGGTGATGGGGAGAGGGACTCCATGGATTGGCTCTTGGGCTCTTGGGGGGGTCAAAGAGGGGTTCTAGGTCACTCAGTGTGTGATTTGGGGGGGTGTGAAAGTGGGTTCTAGGTCACCCAATGGCTTGGGGGGATCCTCTGGGTGACCCAATGGTTTAGGGGACCTCATGAATGCTCAGAGACACCCCAGAGGcactgggcggggggggggggctatgGGTGTTCTAGGTCACCCAGCGGGTGGTTTTGGGAGGTTGAAAGGGGGTTCTAGATCACCCAAGGGCTTGGGGGGATTCTGTGGGTCACCCAATGGCTTGGTCACCCAATGGTTCATGGGGGCCCTCTAGGGGCTCAGAGGCACCCCACAGGCACTGGGGGTGGGCTATGGGTGTTCTAGGTCACCCAGCATGTGGTTTGGGGGGAATGAAAGAGGGTTCTAGGTCACCCAAGGGCTTGGGGGGATCCTCTGGGTCACCCAGTGGTTTAGGGGGGCCCTCTAGGTGCTCAGAGGCACCCCACAGGCACTGGGGGGGCCCTACGGGTGTTCTAGATCACCCAGCAGGCACTTCAAGGTGGCTCAAAGGAGGTTCTAGGTCACCCAACAGATTGGGGGGATCCTGTGGATGCTCTAGGTGTCCCCCCCAGTACCGAGTGACCCCCTCACAAGCTCCTTGTTACCCTTGGATTCTTTTTGAAGTATCTGGGGTACCGGCATTTAGGGCAGGGAGCACCCAGTATTGTGAGGGCACCCAGAATTTAGGGGGGCCCCACCCTGGGGTAATTAAACTGGGGCAGGTGTCGATGCCCCAGAAATGTCACCAGTTGCTGATCAAAGTGGTGACATGCAGTGGCGCTGAGATGCCAGCAGCTGAGACAGGGGGTGGATGTCCCCCCCCAAAACTGCTCATCAgggggggctgagcccccccagtATACCTTGCCCCATCTTGGGGTATTATTGGGACCCCTTAATGGGTTCTGCCCcaagtggggggggggggggggggaggggctgaTGGCTCCAGGGCACCGATAAGGTCCCTGTGGGAGCCCCActgcaccccacccccccaaaaaaaaacccttgcacCCCTAATTCTAGACCCATCGAAGCCCCCAAGCTTGAGCCGGCAGCATCTGAGCTACCTCCAGGAGATTGGCACTGGCTGGTTCGGGAAGGTGAGGGAGGGGTCTCGGCAGGGCGGAGGGGGGATTTAACAGGGGAGTCACTCCCCTGAACCCCAAAACTTCTTGCCCCCCCCTCAGGTGATCCTGGGGGAGCTGTTGGGGgatgccagcccagcacaggtgGTGGTGAAGGAGCTTCGAGCTGGTGCCGGAGCCCCTGAGCAGCGACGCTTCTTGGATGAAGCTCAACCCTACCGgtactggggaggggggaggggtaACCCCGGCGTctgaggggtttgggggggctGGAGCGGGGGGGGATGGGAGCGCATACACGCCCCCCAATGCTTTGCAGGAGCCTCCAGCACCCCAacctgctgcagtgcctggggctgtgtggggagAGCGGGCCACTGCTACTGGTCATGGAGTACTGCCAGCTGGTAAGCGCTCAcgtggtgggggtgggggtgttgcaCGGGGGGAGGTGttgcacggggggggggggtgtacGGGGTGGGGGTTGCACGGGGGAGTTGGCACAAGGGGGTCTGCATGGGGAGGGTTGCACGGGGAGGGTTGCACGGGGAGGGTTGCACAGGGAGGGGCTGCACAGCTTTTTGCACATGGGGTTTGCACAAGGGGGGGATGCACAGGAGCGCTGGGCATGAGCACTTGCACGGCGGGGGGTGCGCAAGGGGTTCACAGGggctctgccccctgcccccccctgccccccgcacCACCCCGTGTCCCAAGACCACCCGGGTCGTGTGTGATCGTGTGTCTGTCCGTCCCTGCCCGTGACCCCATCAACCTCTGGCAGGGGGACCTGAAGCGGTACCTGCGGGCgcagcggggggctgggggggggacgCCAGAGCTGCCCCCCCCGCGACGTGGCCACGCTGCAGCGGTTGGCGCTCGAGGTGACCCTGGGGCTGCGGCACCTTCACCGCCACGGCTACGTCCACAGGTACTCCCGGGGTCCCCCTTGGGGTGGGGGTCTCCCCCAGACACCTGGGTGACCCCAAAATGCCTGGgtcccccccccaacacccgGGTCCCCCCCGGGGTGGGTGTCCCCCCGAACACCCAGGTCCCccttggggtgggggtccccCCAAACGCCCAGGTCCCCCCAGACACCTGGGTGCCCCTCAGATGCCTGAGTGTCCCCTGGGATGGGGTCCCCCACAAACATGCCTGGGTTCCCCTTGGGGTGGGGTCTCCCTGAATGCCCGAGTCCCccttggggtgggggtccccCCAAACGCCTGGGTGGCCCCCGGGCCTGGGGGCTGAGTGGGTCCCGCAGCGACCTGGCCCTCCGCAACTGCCTGCTGACCTCGGAGCTGACGGTGCGGCTGGGGGACTACGGGCTGGCCCACAGCAACTACCGGGTGGGTGGCACCCATGGGGACACGGCCGGGAGGggacaggggtgggggggacacaggggtgactggggtgggggcagggatggggagacaCAGGGATGAGGACATAGGGGTGACCAGGATGGGGAccagccagggcagagggatgcagggatgggcaccagctgggatggggacagggatgggaggACATGGGGATGACCAGGAAGGGGACGACCACGATGGGGACAATCCAAGAGGGGGACACACAGGAACAGGGGCCAGTTGGGATGGAGACACAGGGATGAccgggatggggacagggatggggacaaggGACAGAGGGATGACCAGGATGGGGAccagccagggcagagggatgtgaggatggggacagggatggcaggacatggggatggggacagagggACCAGCCAGGATGGGGTGACAAAGCCGGGGACCCACCAGGACAGACCCAGGGGCCTGGGAACATGCTGGGAACAcggtggggacagggacccaCCAGCACGGGGCCAGGAGCCTCAGGACCAGCTGG of the Falco cherrug isolate bFalChe1 chromosome 5, bFalChe1.pri, whole genome shotgun sequence genome contains:
- the RPS9 gene encoding 40S ribosomal protein S9, which translates into the protein MPVARSWVCRKTYVTPRRPFEKSRLDQELKLIGEYGLRNKREVWRVKFTLAKIRKAARELLTLDEKDPRRLFEGNALLRRLVRIGVLDEGKMKLDYILGLKIEDFLERRLQTQVFKLGLAKSIHHARVLIRQRHIRVRKQVVNIPSFIVRLDSQKHIDFSLRSPYGGGRPGRVKRKNAKKGQGGAGGGEDEEED